In Microvenator marinus, one genomic interval encodes:
- a CDS encoding 3-oxoacyl-ACP synthase III: protein MKFENVGVESVAHIEAPIRVESELLEAGFAQTLTRLGHKQGLIRSLTGVVARRFFPEGQESSHAATDAGRRAMELARVQAHDIDVLISTSVSKDYIEPSIASTVHANLGLGPACLNFDISNACLAFLNAMEVAAMMIERGSARRALIVVGESSRLPVETTVQWLAQPNVGEKELRDNFATLTLGSGASAMVLSHANLCRTPHRFTGGVSLSASNQNHLCRGQRDHMVTDAPGLLKAGVELAGQTFSAAQRELGWTQTNLNHLMMHQVGSAHLRSVLSRLGLPQEEAHLSYPEYGNMGPASIPFTLSQAASSGHLKVGDRIALMGIGSGLNCSMMEIRW from the coding sequence ATGAAATTTGAGAATGTGGGCGTCGAGTCGGTGGCGCATATCGAGGCACCGATTCGGGTGGAATCCGAGCTGCTTGAAGCTGGGTTCGCACAAACATTGACAAGACTTGGTCATAAACAGGGGTTGATCCGTTCGCTGACCGGAGTAGTGGCTCGGCGGTTCTTCCCCGAAGGCCAGGAGTCAAGTCACGCTGCCACCGACGCCGGACGCCGTGCGATGGAGCTCGCCCGAGTCCAAGCCCATGATATCGACGTATTGATCAGCACGTCTGTCTCGAAGGACTATATCGAACCGAGTATCGCGAGTACGGTTCATGCGAATCTTGGCCTTGGGCCGGCATGCCTTAATTTCGATATCTCGAACGCGTGCCTTGCATTCCTAAACGCGATGGAAGTCGCGGCGATGATGATCGAGCGCGGAAGTGCTCGCCGAGCCCTGATCGTGGTGGGTGAGTCGAGCCGTCTTCCGGTCGAGACCACCGTTCAGTGGTTGGCGCAGCCAAATGTGGGCGAAAAAGAACTACGCGATAATTTTGCGACCCTGACGCTCGGAAGCGGTGCCTCAGCGATGGTGCTCTCCCATGCCAATCTCTGCCGTACTCCACATCGCTTCACCGGCGGGGTGAGCCTGAGCGCATCCAATCAAAACCACCTCTGCCGCGGTCAGCGCGATCATATGGTCACCGATGCCCCTGGCCTGCTCAAGGCGGGCGTTGAGCTCGCGGGCCAGACGTTTAGCGCCGCACAACGCGAACTCGGATGGACTCAGACTAATCTCAACCATCTGATGATGCACCAGGTTGGGTCTGCCCACTTAAGATCCGTGCTCTCGCGGCTTGGCCTCCCCCAAGAAGAGGCCCATTTAAGCTACCCTGAGTATGGAAATATGGGACCAGCATCCATTCCGTTTACCCTCTCGCAGGCGGCGAGTAGCGGGCACCTTAAGGTTGGCGATCGCATTGCCCTGATGGGGATTGGCAGCGGTCTAAATTGCTCGATGATGGAGATTCGATGGTGA
- a CDS encoding caib/baif family protein, protein MDIPRSKKDFEAALSKLKREFEGQKDNPGSYQSEKNERCFECMFTSSSRDSYRCTYCTEVVECTGCTHCHSSSRLSNSSYCQHSAFLSGCSYVNLSTHCHDCVFCFGCVGLVKKEFHILNQPFKKDVYFKIVKELEPVFGLKGRG, encoded by the coding sequence GTGGACATTCCGCGTAGTAAAAAAGACTTCGAGGCGGCGCTAAGCAAGCTTAAGCGAGAGTTTGAAGGCCAAAAAGACAACCCCGGATCCTACCAATCCGAGAAGAATGAGCGCTGCTTCGAGTGCATGTTCACGAGTTCAAGCCGCGACTCCTACCGGTGCACCTATTGCACCGAAGTGGTCGAATGCACGGGATGCACCCATTGCCATTCGAGCTCAAGACTTTCCAATTCGTCGTATTGCCAACATTCAGCATTCCTGAGTGGCTGCTCTTACGTCAACCTCTCAACCCATTGTCATGATTGTGTTTTTTGCTTTGGGTGTGTAGGTCTCGTGAAGAAGGAGTTCCATATTCTGAACCAACCTTTCAAAAAAGACGTCTATTTCAAGATCGTGAAGGAGTTGGAACCGGTATTTGGACTGAAGGGACGCGGATGA